A genomic region of Thunnus albacares chromosome 2, fThuAlb1.1, whole genome shotgun sequence contains the following coding sequences:
- the gldc gene encoding glycine dehydrogenase (decarboxylating), mitochondrial yields MQSCAKSWGIFLAKSVSPSAPCRRLSDKSRVVWKLQCRIRNSGASLTPSAAAATRGLRTSAAATSRQIERILPRHDDFAERHIGPGEREKREMLDALGLESIDQLIENTVPSSIRMQRSMKMDDPVCENEVLESLQKIASENKVWRSYIGMGYYNCSVPPPIQRNLLENAGWVTQYTPYQPEVSQGRLESLLNYQTMIGDITGLPVANASLLDEGTAAAEAMQLCHRQNKRRTFYVDPRCHPQTIAVVQTRANYIGVKTVLKLPHEMDFSGKDVSGVLFQYPDTDGRVEDFTALVDRAHKGGALVCCATDLLALCVLRPPGEFGVDIALGSSQRFGVPLCYGGPHAAFFAVKDNLVRMMPGRMVGVTRDAAGKEVYRLALQTREQHIRRDKATSNICTAQALLANMAAMYALYHGPQGLKHIAERTHNAALILAEGLKRAGHRLHSEMFFDTLKINCSVAAKDILERAVQRQINLRVYTEGVLGISLDETVTERDLDDLLWVFGCESSAELIAEKMGERVKGIMGSPFKRTSKYLTHQVFNSYHSETNIVRYMKRLENKDISLVHSMIPLGSCTMKLNSSSELMPITWREFSNIHPFVPLDQAEGYQKLFRQLERDLCEVTGYDKISFQPNSGAQGEYAGLAAIKAYLNSKGESSRSVCLIPKSAHGTNPASAQMAGMKVQVVEVDKDGNIDLAHLKALVDKHKASLAAMMITYPSTFGVFEEQIGDVCELIHQNGGQVYLDGANMNAQVGLCRPGDYGSDVSHLNLHKTFCIPHGGGGPGMGPIGVKAHLAPFLPSHPVVPMQSVNASSSLGTISAAPWGSSAILPISWAYIKMMGSKGLLHATEVAILNANYMAKRLEGHYKILFKGRKGFVAHEFILDVRPFKKTANIEAVDVAKRLQDYGFHAPTMSWPVAGTLMIEPTESEDKAEMDRFCDALLGIRQEIADIEAGRMDSRVNPLKMAPHSLACISSSTWDRPYSREFAAFPLPFIRPETKFWPTISRIDDIYGDQHLVCTCPPMEVYESPYEERASS; encoded by the exons ATGCAGAGCTGCGCCAAATCCTGGGGGATCTTCCTGGCCAAGTCGGTGAGTCCCAGCGCACCGTGCAGGCGTCTGAGTGACAAGAGCCGCGTGGTTTGGAAACTTCAGTGCAGGATCCGAAACAGCGGGGCATCCCTGACcccctcagcagcagcagcaacccgGGGTCTGAGGACGTCTGCAGCCGCCACCTCCAGACAGATCGAGAGAATATTACCCAGACATGATGACTTTGCAGAGAGGCACATTGGTCcaggtgagagggagaagagagaaatgCTGGATGCTCTGGGACTCGAG tcGATCGACCAGTTGATCGAAAACACAGTTCCATCCTCCATCCGTATGCAGCGGAGTATGAAAATGGATGATCCAGTCT GTGAGAATGAGGTTCTGGAGTCTCTACAGAAGATTGCATCAGAGAACAAGGTATGGAGGTCCTACATTGGCATGGGCTACTACAACTGCTCAGTACCGCCGCCCATCCAGCGTAATCTCCTGGAGAATGCAGGCTG GGTGACTCAGTATACACCCTACCAGCCCGAGGTCTCTCAGGGTCGCCTGGAGTCTCTCCTCAACTACCAGACCATGATCGGTGACATCACTGGCCTGCCTGTGGCCAATGCCTCCCTGCTTGATGAGGGAACGGCCGCCGCTGAGGCCATGCAGCTCTGCCACAG acagaacaaaagaagaacCTTCTATGTTGACCCACGTTGCCACCCTCAAACCATTGCTGTGGTGCAGACCAGGGCCAA CTACATTGGAGTAAAAACGGTGCTGAAGCTGCCTCATGAGATGGACTTCAGTGGGAAGGACGTGAGCGGTGTGCTCTTCCAGTATCCAGACACTGATGGCAGGGTGGAAGACTTTACTGCCCTTGTAGACCGCGCACACAAGGGAGGG GCCCTGGTTTGCTGTGCCACAGATCTGTTGGCTCTCTGTGTGCTGCGTCCCCCTGGAGAGTTTGGGGTCGATATTGCGCTGGGAAGCTCCCAGAGGTTTGGGGTTCCTCTCTGCTACGGTGGTCCCCACGCTGCCTTCTTCGCTGTTAAAGACAACCTGGTCCGAATGATGCCTGGCAGAATGGTTGGAGTCACCAG GGACGCCGCTGGTAAAGAAGTGTATCGGCTTGCACTGCAGACCAGAGAGCAGCACATCCGCAGAGACAAAGCAACCAGCAACATCTGCACTGCTCAG GCTCTGCTGGCCAACATGGCTGCTATGTATGCACTGTATCACGGTCCCCAAGGACTCAAACACATCGCTGAGAGGACGCACAATGCTGCTCTGATCCTTGCCGAAG GTCTGAAGAGAGCAGGACACAGGCTGCACAGCGAGATGTTCTTCGACACTCTGAAAATCAACTGTAGCGTAGCGGCCAAAGACATCTTGGAGAGAGCCGTGCAGAGGCAGATAAACCTGAGAGTCTACACTGAGGGAGTG TTGGGTATCTCTCTGGATGAGACTGTGACTGAGAGGGACTTGGATGACTTGCTTTGGGTCTTTGGATGTGAATCCTCAGCT GAGCTGATTGCTGAAAAGATGGGCGAACGGGTGAAAGGGATCATGGGAAGTCCATTCAAGAGGACGAGCAAGTACCTCACACACCAGGTCTTCAACAG CTACCACTCTGAGACCAACATCGTGCGATACATGAAGCGCCTGGAGAACAAGGACATCTCCCTGGTGCACAGCATGATCCCGCTG ggcTCCTGCACCATGAAGCTAAATAGTTCTTCAGAGCTCATG CCCATCACCTGGAGGGAGTTTTCCAACATCCACCCTTTTGTGCCTCTGGATCAGGCAGAGGGCTACCAGAAGCTCTTCAGACAGCTGGAGAGGGACCTCTGTGAGGTGACGGGCTATGACAAGATCTCCTTCCAGCCCAACAG TGGTGCTCAGGGAGAATACGCTGGCCTGGCAGCCATAAAAGCCTACCTGAACTCAAAGGGAGAGAGCTCCAGAAGT GTCTGTTTGATCCCCAAGTCAGCCCACGGCACCAACCCAGCCAGTGCTCAGATGGCCGGCATGAAGGTGCAGGTGGTGGAAGTGGACAAAGACGGCAACATCGACCTGGCACACCTCAAGGCTCTG GTGGATAAACACAAGGCGAGTCTGGCGGCCATGATGATCACCTACCCCTCCACCTTTGGTGTGTTTGAAGAGCAAATCGGAGACGTATGTGAGCTTATTCACCAGAACGGTGGCCAGGTTTACCTGGATGGAGCCAACATGAACGCCCAA GTGGGTTTGTGTCGTCCTGGGGATTACGGCTCTGACGTGTCTCATCTCAACCTGCACAAGACCTTCTGCATCCCTCATGGTGGAGGAGGACCCGGCATGGGGCCGATCGGAGT GAAAGCCCACCTTGCCCCCTTCCTGCCGAGCCACCCGGTGGTTCCCATGCAGTCGGTCAACGCCAGCAGCTCGCTCGGCACCATCAGCGCCGCCCCCTGGGGCTCCAGCGCCATCCTGCCAATCTCCTGGGCCTACATCAAG ATGATGGGATCAAAGGGACTGCTTCACGCTACAGAGGTGGCCATCCTCAATGCCAACTACATGGCCAAGAGGCTGGAAGGTCACTATAAGATCCTCTTCAAAGGCAGGAAAG GTTTCGTAGCGCACGAGTTCATTCTGGACGTGAGGCCATTCAAGAAGACGGCCAATATTGAGGCTGTGGATGTGGCCAAGAGGCTGCAAGATTACG GTTTCCATGCACCCACAATGTCATGGCCCGTGGCTGGAACACTCATGATCGAGCCCACGGAGTCGGAGGACAAGGCTGAGATGGACCGGTTCTGTGACGCCCTGCTCGGCATCCGACAGGAGATCGCAGACATCGAGGCGGGACGGATGGACTCCCGTGTCAACCCGCTGAAG atgGCCCCTCACTCTCTGGCCTgcatctcctcctccacctggGACAGACCCTACTCCAGAGAGTTTGCAGCTTTCCCCCTG